A stretch of DNA from Rhodococcus sp. NBC_00297:
GTGTCCAGCGTGGCGGCGCTGTGGCTCGGTGCCGCCAATCCGCTCCTGCTCTTCCACCTCGTCGCCGGGATCCACAACGAGGCCGCAATGCTGGGCCTGATGCTCGCGGGGCTCGAACTCTCGTTCCGTGCGGTCGAGTCCGCGGCATCACTGCGGGGCCGTACCGGCGTGCTGCTGCTCGCCGGCGCGGCGGTCATCGCCCTGTCCGCGACGATCAAGATCCCGTCGGTGCTCGCGCTCGGATTCGTGGGCATGGCCCTGGCCCGTCGATGGGGTGGTCGGCCCCGCGACGTCGCCGCCGCCGCCGCCCTGCTCGGCGCGGTGACCGTCGCAGTAGTCCTGGGCGTCAGCGCCGCGAGCGGGCTCGGATTCGGCTGGCTGGACACCCTGGGCACGGCCAACGCCGTGCGCAGCTGGATGTCGTTGCCCACACTGCTCGGCCTCGCCACGGGAGGCGCCGGCGTCCTCCTCGGCATCGGCGACCACACCACTGCCGTGCTGTCACTCACCCGCCCGATCGCCTCCCTGGTGGCCGCGCTGATCATCGTGCGCATGCTGGTGTCGGTCCTGCTGGGTCGGCTCCACCCCATCGGAGCCCTCGGCGTGTCGCTCGGGGCACTCGTGCTGCTCTTCCCCGTGGTCCAGCCCTGGTACCTGCTGTGGGCCGTCACCCCGCTGGCCGCCTGGGCCACCCGACCGGCGTTCCGGGTGCCGGTGATCGTCTTCTCCGCGTTCGTCTCGCTGATCGTCATGCCGACCGGCGGTGAGGTCCAGCCCTTCGTCATCGTCCAGGCGGCGGTGGCGACAGTCCTGACGATCGCCGTGCTGTACGCCTCGACGAGGCGACTGCTGCCCTGGCGGGCACGCGACGGGGCGGCGGCGCCGGACCGTCCGTCGGACGCCTACGCTGGATCATCGTGACCGCCCGACCTGTCCCTCCGCCCACGGCGTCCGATGCCGGGACGCCGACGGACTCTCCGGCGGTGTCGCTCCGCGGTGTGGTCAAGCACTTCGGTGACGTCGCGGCCGTCGACGGACTCGACATCGAGCTGCAGCGCGGCCGGGTGCTCGCACTCCTCGGTCCCAACGGGGCCGGCAAGACCACCACCGTCGAGATGTGCGAGGGCTTCCACACGCCCGACTCCGGTGAGGTCCGCGTCCTGGGGCTCGATCCCATCGTCGACTCCGACCGTCTCAAGCCGCGGATCGGGGTCATGCTCCAGGGCGGCGGCGCCTACCCCGGCTCGCGTGCGGGCGAGATGCTCGACCTCGTCGCCGCGTACTCGGCCGACCCGCTCGATCCCGCGTGGCTCCTCGGACAGTTGGGGCTCACCGATGCCGTCCGCACGCCGTACCGACGACTCTCCGGCGGTCAGCAACAACGCCTCTCGCTGGCCTGTGCGCTGGTCGGCCGCCCCGAGCTCGTGTTCCTCGACGAGCCGACCGCCGGGCTCGACGCACAGGCCCGGCTCCTCGTGTGGGACCTCGTCGAGGCGCTGCGGCGCGACGGCGTGAGCATCCTGCTGACCACCCACCTCATGGACGAGGCCGAGCACCTCGCGGACGACCTCGTGATCATCGACCACGGCCAGGTCGTCGCCTCGGGGACGCCCACCGAGCTCACCCGTCGGGGCGCCGAGGGCCAGTTGCGCTTCTCCGCACCCTCCGGTCTCGACCTGTCGTTGCTGCAGATGGTGCTGCCCGAGGGGTTCGATCCGGTCGAGAGTTCGCCGGGCTCGTATCTGCTCGAGGGGACCATCGACCCCCAGGTGCTCGCGACGGTGACCTCGTGGTGTGCTCGACTGAACGTGCTGGCCACCGATCTCCGTGTGGAGCAGCGCAGCCTCGAGGACGTCTTCCTCGACCTCACGGGGCGGGAACTGAGAGGGTGAGCGTGACATCACGGTCCGAACGTGCGTCCGACCGATTCGCACCGGGGACGTTCACACCGGATCCCCGGCCCGCACCGCGCCGCCGCATGCTGCTGGCGCAGAGCCGCCTCGAACTACTCCTGCTCTTGCGCAACGGTGAGCAGCTGCTGCTGACGATGTTCATCCCGGTGACGTTGCTCATCGGCCTCACGCTGCTGCCGTTCGGCGACTTCGGCACCGAGCGCGTCGGCACCGTCGTACCCGCCGTGATGACCGTCGCGGTGATGTCGACCGCGTTCACCGGCCAGGCCATCGCCGTCGGCTTCGACCGGCGCTACGGCGCTCTCAAGAGACTCGGCGCCACCGCTCTGCCGAAGTGGGGCGCGATCGCCGGGAAGTCGATCGCCGTCCTCCTCGTGGTCGTGCTGCAGTCGGTACTGCTCGGCGCCATCGGCCTCGCCCTCGGGTGGCGTCCGACTCCCGGCGGACTCGTGCTGGGCGCGCTGGTGATCGCTCTGGGCACCGTCACCTTCGCCACGATGGGCCTCCTGCTCGGCGGGACGCTGCGGGCCGAGATCGTGCTCGCCCTCGCCAACATCGCGTGGTTCGTGATGCTAGGAATCGGCAGCGTGGTGTTCGCGAACGAGGCACTTCCCGGCGGCGTCCGCATGATCGCGCGACTGATCCCGTCGGGCGCGATGGCGGAGACGCTCGAGCAGGCCGTCGTGGGACGAGCCGATCTGTTCGGCA
This window harbors:
- a CDS encoding ABC transporter ATP-binding protein, encoding MTARPVPPPTASDAGTPTDSPAVSLRGVVKHFGDVAAVDGLDIELQRGRVLALLGPNGAGKTTTVEMCEGFHTPDSGEVRVLGLDPIVDSDRLKPRIGVMLQGGGAYPGSRAGEMLDLVAAYSADPLDPAWLLGQLGLTDAVRTPYRRLSGGQQQRLSLACALVGRPELVFLDEPTAGLDAQARLLVWDLVEALRRDGVSILLTTHLMDEAEHLADDLVIIDHGQVVASGTPTELTRRGAEGQLRFSAPSGLDLSLLQMVLPEGFDPVESSPGSYLLEGTIDPQVLATVTSWCARLNVLATDLRVEQRSLEDVFLDLTGRELRG
- a CDS encoding ABC transporter permease; the encoded protein is MSVTSRSERASDRFAPGTFTPDPRPAPRRRMLLAQSRLELLLLLRNGEQLLLTMFIPVTLLIGLTLLPFGDFGTERVGTVVPAVMTVAVMSTAFTGQAIAVGFDRRYGALKRLGATALPKWGAIAGKSIAVLLVVVLQSVLLGAIGLALGWRPTPGGLVLGALVIALGTVTFATMGLLLGGTLRAEIVLALANIAWFVMLGIGSVVFANEALPGGVRMIARLIPSGAMAETLEQAVVGRADLFGILVLVVWAAICGFWATRKFSFT
- the mptB gene encoding polyprenol phosphomannose-dependent alpha 1,6 mannosyltransferase MptB; this translates as MRATARRATRRVLGIEGSPRSDRVAFLHDNEPERPELNAAEVRDLTRIRRFGAIGAAMMALGALGAGAQPVLQNPVQGVRVLGLFARALPAALTITMIGTAVVVLAWLLLGRLAVGSFGAHSSPRRMSRSQLDRTLALWIVPLCVAPPMFSKDVYSYLAQSEITARGLDPYAIGPQAALGVDHVLTRTVPTIWRDTPAPYGPFFLWIGRGITALTGDDIVAGIFLHRIVALIGVALIVWALPRLAARCGVSSVAALWLGAANPLLLFHLVAGIHNEAAMLGLMLAGLELSFRAVESAASLRGRTGVLLLAGAAVIALSATIKIPSVLALGFVGMALARRWGGRPRDVAAAAALLGAVTVAVVLGVSAASGLGFGWLDTLGTANAVRSWMSLPTLLGLATGGAGVLLGIGDHTTAVLSLTRPIASLVAALIIVRMLVSVLLGRLHPIGALGVSLGALVLLFPVVQPWYLLWAVTPLAAWATRPAFRVPVIVFSAFVSLIVMPTGGEVQPFVIVQAAVATVLTIAVLYASTRRLLPWRARDGAAAPDRPSDAYAGSS